A stretch of DNA from Perca flavescens isolate YP-PL-M2 chromosome 11, PFLA_1.0, whole genome shotgun sequence:
GAACAATAAGTGTACACTTTAGATTCTGGATGGTTTGAAGACAAAGTGAGTGTTTCACCCTCAGATCATGAAGGAGTGAGCTGGTTTGTAGTGCTTGATCTGTCGAGAGCAGAGAGACGTACAATGAATTATTTCCTTTAATTAGCCAGGGACCAGTGTTATCAGCAACTTATCAACAATTTATCGGCAACCCAGAAAGCAAAACAAGATGTGACATGATAACAATCTCTCTGATCACTCACATTGCGGAtgggaggaggtggtggaggaggagggttgaaGGACTTGGTGCTGAAAGACAAGGAGGCCGTTTAGTCTGAGCTCATTACCAGCCAATAACACACAGCTACAGGTGAAACAAGAGTTAGACTGACAAGTGAAACCctcacctttttgtttttttgtcctctGTTCAAAGAAACAACAAAGAAGAAAAGTTAACATTTGTCATGATCACTAATTGCCAAATAAATTGCCAGACATTGTCTTTTGGCAATGGTGGATAGTAATTATTTACTCAAGTAAGCATAATgagtgtttctgtccacttgaCAAATGttagtccaatattcactctcgtTCAGCTCTCCTGaggcaaataaaaaaagctcCACTTTGTTAACCAGCTaattgtgtctgtctgctgtttggtgttgagcaggtagtgtacattGGATTTATTAGATCTTTGTCACTAAAAACAAGAATGATAAGAGCAGTTAGACTGAACCAGAAAAGTACGTTAGCAAACCAGGGGCAACCTCTAGCTGTAAAGTCCTTTGCAGAGGGCGGCGTTTGAATcggacctgcggccctttgctgcatgtcatccccccccccccttcctgtTTATCCAttgtcactatctaataaaaaggtccaaaaaataatcttaaaaaaaaaagttatcaaaacaaaacaatgacaaattgcACATGAATgaagaattcctcatgggggagacagaaactacgcactatagcctTAAATAAAGGATGTGAATACTTCCACTGTCTGTAAGTTAGAACAACAGACCAACACTTTTTTCAAGCCAATTCTCTGTGACTTTCACATAGTTTGAATGCAAATGCCTCAAATGtaaaagcaacacacacacacacacacacacacacacacacacacacagagagagaaacatcacACTACTCACTCTTGCAGCAGCCTCGGcgttgacagacacacacacagatgcagcaGAAAAGGATGAGCGACAGAAAACCTGCAGCACCTGCTATCAAAATTGTCATATTCAAAGGATCTAGAAGAAGGGGGAAAGAGAGGATTTCCTcagtctttgttgttgtttgttggaGTGGATCGAAACAGTTAAACTTCAAAGAGATGCTGTACCAAACTTTCTTACATTCAATAACTTTCAGTTTTTGGGCCACACAGCTTTTAGGCGCCCCCACACTGTTGGAGGACTCACAGCGGTACATCCCTGAGTCTGTTTTGGACACACTCGTAAACTTCTGCTCCAGACAAAGACAAGTTGAGAGGTGAATTGCAGACAGTTCGTCTTTACATGTAgaactgtgtttatatactccTGGGTGCATTTAAGAGGACCTGTGTGTAGGATTCAGGTGGGATtattggcagaaatggaatAAGAATCGTGTTTCTGTTAGTTTAGAATGAGCCCTTCATATCATAAGGGGGCGGTCCTCTTCCACGGAGGCCTGCAGCCTCACCGTTAGATgccactaaatcctacacaccgATCCTTTAAGCGTTTGTAGAATTTTGTGTGAACTTACCAGTGCGCCTTTGTTTGGGTCGACACTGTATGGAGTATCTGCTGTGGCCGTCAAAGCCTTGTTGTCTTTGTACCAGCGGTAGGTGGCAGGAGGAACACTGAGTTTGTCCTTACAGTGAAGCTCCAGGCCTGAGCCCACAAACACAGAGCTCGGTACCTCACAGGACGGGACATGAGGAGGCACTGAGGAGGCAGAGATGAAAACAGCTTGAGTTACAGCATTTAGAGAAGACCTTAAAACACTTACAACATTAATTTTGTAGgtgcattttgatgtttgatgaTGGATGTAGAGGGGTCTAATGATTACTTTGCTGCATCAAAACACTCCTCCCTCTACCAGGACTGAgaagctgttttttgttttcactaCTGTCATTACTGGCAACAGTTTGAAGTATACACTGGTAATATCAGAATATGTAATACAATAAACAAGAAAAATTACAGGTCTGACATTTATAAACCATTGACCATTCATAGTCACTACGCAAGGCCAGGGGTCCAAGCACATTGAACTCAACGAGCACTTCAAAACATACAGCATGCATGAATTGTCACATTGTTGTCAAGTACTTGGCCACCTGGGGATTCGAACCTGAGGTCAAAGGTGACTTATTGACTGCACCAATAGAGAGACATGGTTTTTAACACTCACAAGTTGAGGCAATGACATCATATGTGCAAAAGTTCAGGTGAATTGTCAGATACTTTGGTAATGTTTGATGAAACATTTGGCGAAATATAAAATGTTGTGCATACTATCCTAATAACCATGTTTTGAAATGGCAACAAGGTGGCATGCATAATTGTTGTCAGTTATCTAGCAACGATGATCTCACAAGTTaaacccatagacagtaaaatgaaTGGACAAAGCGACCCCGTAGACTTGCAACGGAGAgcagtgaagtctattagaagcacttttccagtgatgtgCTTCcggtcgtgtttctttagaaataaacaatggacaaataaagtcttcaaacgcttcagatgtaaagttattcgctgtcaaagtgatgccaaaatgaatggcagtcaatggaatgctaatggcGGGTTGAGTGCTAGGTAGCATCAAAAGTAGTAGGTACTCTTTGCGGAggctggcttacccccttggttaaaCCCCTTTATGGTTAAACCACTTGAACACAGGGCGTATTCACATGTAGCAGTACGTAACTTACTGTGGCACGGACACGTTAAAGCAGCACGTTTGGTTTAAGACAGTGAAATGAAAGACACATTTTCCAAGTTCAAATCCAGTGCTCATTTTTCTGTCATTGTTATAcgataaatgtttaaaaattcTGTTTTGAGTATTTTTATATCATAACAAATCCATATAGATTCTCCCTCATATATGCATATTCACAAAAACAAAGCCTACAGGTTTCCCATCATACCAAGCACATTGAGGGTTACAGTAGCTTCTCCGAGGTTGACATGGTCTTCGCCAGCGGTCACCTCACAGCGGTATTCCCCTGAGTCTTTCTGAGTAACAGAGTGTATTGTCAGCGTTGCTCCCTCCATCTTTGCCCGTCCTGCATAAGACCCTATAGTGGAAGGTGAGAGAAGATGGACAAAGCTAGAACTAAGTgcttagctaaaaaaaaaaaaaaaagagagaaaaataaaaaaggtaattGTGAAAGGATGATGGAAAGAAATGGAGCAAAATATCAG
This window harbors:
- the jam2b gene encoding junctional adhesion molecule 2b, with the protein product MMLVLPLLITLLQSPLCLSVTVSSSKPKVEVHEHTDAVLACEFRTEKDQNPRIEWKKKGKGVTFVYFNHKFTGSYAGRAKMEGATLTIHSVTQKDSGEYRCEVTAGEDHVNLGEATVTLNVLVPPHVPSCEVPSSVFVGSGLELHCKDKLSVPPATYRWYKDNKALTATADTPYSVDPNKGALKFTSVSKTDSGMYRCESSNSVGAPKSCVAQKLKVIEYPLNMTILIAGAAGFLSLILFCCICVCVCQRRGCCKKDKKTKSTKSFNPPPPPPPPIRNIKHYKPAHSFMI